In Rahnella variigena, one DNA window encodes the following:
- a CDS encoding helix-turn-helix domain-containing protein, with protein sequence MNKDWHQADIIAAIKKKGTTMAAVSRRAGLSSSTLSNALIRKWPKGERLIAEAIGVKAETIWPSRYTEIKYN encoded by the coding sequence ATGAACAAAGACTGGCATCAGGCTGACATTATTGCGGCAATAAAAAAGAAGGGCACCACGATGGCGGCGGTTTCACGCCGCGCTGGTTTAAGCTCATCGACGCTCTCGAATGCGTTAATCCGTAAATGGCCGAAAGGTGAAAGGTTGATAGCGGAAGCCATCGGAGTAAAAGCCGAAACCATCTGGCCGAGCCGTTACACCGAAATTAAATACAACTAA
- a CDS encoding winged helix-turn-helix transcriptional regulator, giving the protein MKRTRLENTPCPAGRALDLIGDWWTLLIVRDAMRGISRFSEFQRSLGAAKNILSARLKALVAEGILKIEPAADGSAYQDYVLTEKGLALQPVLVALGQWGSEYLFEEGEACTQLVDNENGQPLRKLEIRAQDGRVLESRDITAIIPEI; this is encoded by the coding sequence ATGAAACGAACACGTCTGGAAAACACGCCTTGTCCGGCTGGCCGCGCATTGGATCTCATTGGTGACTGGTGGACGCTGCTGATTGTCCGCGACGCCATGCGTGGCATTTCGCGTTTCAGCGAGTTCCAGCGCAGTCTGGGTGCGGCAAAAAATATTCTCAGCGCACGCCTGAAAGCGCTGGTGGCCGAAGGCATTTTGAAAATTGAACCGGCGGCCGATGGTTCGGCGTATCAGGATTACGTGCTGACCGAAAAGGGGCTGGCGCTGCAACCGGTGCTGGTCGCGCTGGGGCAGTGGGGAAGTGAATACCTGTTTGAGGAAGGCGAAGCCTGTACGCAGCTTGTGGACAATGAAAACGGCCAGCCACTGCGCAAACTGGAAATCCGAGCGCAGGACGGACGGGTGCTGGAGAGCCGGGATATTACGGCGATCATTCCTGAAATCTGA
- the ansP gene encoding L-asparagine permease — MKSHKKSAEAKHAAKRRWLDSHEHGYHKSMGNRQVQMIAIGGSIGTGLFLGAGARLQMAGPALAIVYAVCGIFSFFILRALGELVLHRPTSGSFVSYAREFLGEKASYVAGWMYFLNWAMTGIVDITAVALYMHYWGTFGDVPQWMFALGALAIVATMNMIGVKWFAEMEFWFALIKVAAIALFLVVGVVFLGTGKQLDGNTTGFHLITDNGGIFPHGLLPALVLVQGVVFAFAAIELVGTAAGETKNPEKVLPKAINSVIWRIALFYVGSVALLVLLLPWNAYQAGQSPFVTFFSKLGVPYIGTIMNIVVLTAALSSLNSGLYSTGRILRSLSMGGSAPKFMSKMSAQQVPYAGILVTVGIYVIGVVLNYYVPSQVFEIVLNVASLGILSSWAFIIVCQMKLRKAIKEGRAKDVSFKMPWAPVTSWLTLAFLAGVLILMAFDYPNGTYTVATIPVLIILLVLGWIGLRKRAAEVHAEQAAHEEAHHESLDAK; from the coding sequence ATGAAGTCTCATAAAAAATCGGCAGAGGCGAAGCACGCGGCGAAAAGACGCTGGCTGGACTCGCACGAACACGGGTATCACAAAAGTATGGGCAATCGTCAGGTTCAGATGATTGCCATTGGTGGTTCTATCGGCACCGGTTTATTTCTCGGCGCGGGCGCGCGTTTACAGATGGCTGGCCCGGCGCTGGCAATCGTGTATGCGGTGTGTGGTATTTTCTCATTCTTTATTTTACGAGCACTGGGTGAACTGGTTTTACACCGTCCGACCAGCGGCAGCTTTGTCTCTTATGCCCGCGAGTTCCTGGGCGAAAAAGCCTCTTACGTTGCAGGCTGGATGTACTTCCTCAACTGGGCGATGACCGGCATTGTCGATATCACCGCAGTGGCTCTTTACATGCACTATTGGGGAACCTTCGGTGATGTCCCGCAATGGATGTTTGCGCTGGGCGCACTGGCGATTGTCGCCACCATGAACATGATCGGCGTGAAGTGGTTCGCTGAGATGGAGTTTTGGTTTGCGCTGATCAAAGTCGCGGCGATTGCCCTGTTCCTGGTTGTCGGCGTGGTGTTCCTCGGCACCGGCAAACAGCTGGACGGCAATACCACCGGTTTCCATCTGATCACCGATAACGGCGGTATCTTCCCGCACGGGTTGTTACCGGCGCTGGTTCTGGTGCAGGGCGTGGTCTTCGCGTTCGCGGCTATCGAACTGGTCGGTACGGCGGCAGGCGAAACCAAAAATCCTGAAAAAGTGCTGCCAAAAGCCATCAACAGCGTTATCTGGCGTATCGCGTTATTCTACGTCGGTTCCGTGGCGTTGCTGGTTCTGCTGTTACCGTGGAATGCGTATCAGGCAGGGCAAAGCCCGTTTGTGACCTTCTTCAGTAAGCTGGGCGTGCCTTATATCGGCACGATCATGAATATCGTGGTACTGACTGCGGCGCTGTCGAGTCTGAACTCCGGCTTGTATTCCACCGGTCGTATTCTGCGTTCCCTGTCGATGGGCGGTTCTGCGCCGAAATTCATGTCGAAGATGAGCGCACAGCAGGTGCCTTACGCCGGTATTCTGGTCACTGTGGGTATTTATGTCATCGGCGTGGTACTCAACTACTACGTGCCATCGCAGGTATTTGAAATTGTCCTGAACGTCGCGTCACTCGGCATCCTCAGTTCATGGGCTTTCATCATCGTATGTCAGATGAAGCTGCGTAAGGCTATCAAAGAAGGCCGTGCGAAAGACGTCTCCTTCAAAATGCCGTGGGCACCGGTCACCTCGTGGCTGACGCTGGCATTTCTGGCGGGCGTGCTTATCCTGATGGCGTTTGACTATCCGAACGGCACCTACACCGTGGCGACGATCCCGGTACTGATTATCCTGCTGGTTCTGGGCTGGATTGGCCTGCGCAAACGCGCGGCGGAAGTCCATGCTGAGCAGGCCGCTCACGAAGAAGCACATCATGAAAGTCTGGATGCGAAGTAA
- a CDS encoding ABC transporter substrate-binding protein, producing MKDNNSPLTKLMQDAQLSRRGFITSASAVGITSALGFSPFSAFAAEPKKGGVLKLGMSGGNTSDTLDPTLFSDWVPLNQAYMLMNGLVEIDENNKATPELFSAWEAKPGAAEWVFTVRDGVTFHNGKKLDAGDILYSINLHRGDKSKSAIKSQLAPITGLTKQGDNQILITLDSGNADLPYLLADYHLVVVPDGFTDWSHPIGTGGYVFDQYEPGVRSLFKRNPNYWKPDRAFVDAVEVLVINDPTARTNAMISGQVHAINRVDFKTVDFLKRSPALNIVRSSGGQHFTFLMDCSVAPYNNNDVRMAIKHGIDRQKILDTVLRGYGSLGNDHPIPKTDRFFNHSLEQRVYDPDKSQFYLKKAGLADLKIELSSSDAAFAGALDAAALFQGQAQKGGIQVNIKRQPADSYWDDVWMKAPFSMGYWGGRPTADQMFSTAYQSTAKWNDTHWKDEKFDALLLQARSLLDEGKRAEIYGELQSIVRDNGGAMIPLFGDYLDAASKKVGGIKPHPMFNFMGGRLAERVWLEA from the coding sequence ATGAAAGATAATAATTCCCCTTTGACGAAATTAATGCAGGATGCACAACTTAGCCGTCGCGGCTTTATTACCAGCGCTTCCGCTGTGGGTATTACCAGTGCCTTAGGTTTTTCACCGTTCTCTGCTTTCGCGGCGGAACCGAAAAAAGGCGGTGTATTAAAACTGGGTATGTCAGGGGGAAATACCAGCGATACGCTCGACCCGACATTATTCAGCGACTGGGTGCCCTTAAATCAGGCATATATGCTGATGAACGGCCTGGTGGAAATTGATGAAAATAACAAAGCCACACCGGAACTGTTCTCCGCCTGGGAAGCCAAACCGGGTGCCGCCGAATGGGTGTTTACCGTTCGCGATGGCGTGACGTTCCATAACGGCAAAAAACTCGATGCCGGGGACATTCTCTACTCCATCAACTTGCATCGCGGCGACAAATCAAAAAGTGCCATCAAAAGCCAGCTGGCACCGATTACCGGCCTGACTAAACAGGGCGATAACCAGATCCTCATTACCCTTGACAGCGGTAACGCCGACCTGCCGTATCTGCTGGCGGATTACCATCTGGTGGTGGTTCCGGACGGCTTTACCGACTGGTCGCACCCGATTGGTACCGGCGGTTATGTCTTTGATCAGTACGAACCGGGCGTGCGATCGCTGTTCAAACGCAACCCGAACTACTGGAAACCGGACCGCGCCTTTGTCGATGCCGTAGAAGTGCTGGTCATCAATGACCCGACCGCACGCACCAACGCCATGATTTCCGGTCAGGTTCATGCGATTAACCGCGTCGATTTTAAAACTGTCGATTTCCTCAAACGCAGCCCGGCGCTCAACATTGTGCGTTCTTCCGGCGGCCAGCACTTCACCTTCCTGATGGATTGCAGCGTCGCACCGTACAACAACAACGACGTGCGCATGGCGATTAAACACGGTATCGACCGTCAGAAGATCCTCGACACCGTTCTGCGTGGCTACGGTTCGCTGGGTAACGATCATCCGATCCCCAAAACCGACCGCTTCTTCAACCACAGTCTGGAACAGCGCGTTTACGATCCGGATAAATCACAGTTCTATCTGAAAAAGGCCGGTCTGGCCGATCTCAAGATCGAGCTGTCTTCCTCTGACGCCGCCTTTGCCGGTGCGCTCGATGCTGCCGCCCTGTTCCAGGGACAGGCGCAGAAAGGCGGCATTCAGGTCAACATCAAGCGCCAGCCTGCCGACAGCTACTGGGACGATGTGTGGATGAAAGCGCCTTTCAGCATGGGTTACTGGGGCGGACGTCCGACGGCTGACCAGATGTTCTCCACCGCTTATCAGTCCACCGCAAAATGGAACGACACGCACTGGAAAGATGAGAAGTTTGATGCCCTGCTGTTGCAGGCACGCTCACTGCTTGATGAAGGCAAACGTGCGGAAATCTATGGGGAACTGCAAAGTATCGTGCGTGATAACGGCGGCGCGATGATCCCGCTGTTTGGCGATTATCTCGACGCGGCCAGCAAAAAAGTCGGCGGTATCAAGCCGCACCCGATGTTCAACTTTATGGGTGGTCGTCTGGCCGAGCGCGTCTGGCTGGAGGCATGA
- a CDS encoding ABC transporter permease, whose product MKKRILQRVLLGIITLWLVSVLIFIGTEMLPGDVATAILGQSATPETVAALRLQLGLDEPSMLRYLHWLAGIMHGDLGHSLANGRAISDELLPRLANTLFLAGYAAVIAIPLAVGLGIASAIWRGSVFDRLANTLTLISISVPEFFVGYILVIAFAIRLTWFPSLSMVDSSSSFIDRLYVCTLPMLTLTLVVLAHMLRMTRASVTAVMASPYIESAVLKGIPRWRIVVFHALPNALAPIINVVAFNLAYLVVGVILVEVVFVYPGIGQYMVDAVTKRDLPVVQACGLLFGGTYIFLNTTADLLAIWCNPRLRHAR is encoded by the coding sequence ATGAAAAAACGGATTTTACAGCGGGTTCTGTTGGGCATTATCACGCTGTGGCTGGTTTCTGTGCTGATTTTTATCGGCACGGAAATGCTGCCTGGTGATGTCGCAACGGCCATTTTAGGCCAGAGCGCCACGCCTGAAACCGTTGCCGCATTGCGCCTGCAACTCGGGCTGGATGAACCGTCGATGCTGCGCTACCTGCACTGGCTGGCGGGTATCATGCACGGCGACTTAGGGCATTCACTGGCGAACGGGCGCGCCATCAGTGACGAACTGCTGCCGCGTCTGGCAAACACGTTGTTCCTCGCCGGATACGCGGCAGTGATCGCCATTCCGCTGGCAGTAGGTCTGGGTATCGCATCGGCTATCTGGCGCGGTTCTGTTTTTGACCGGCTGGCAAATACGCTGACGCTTATCAGCATTTCGGTGCCGGAGTTTTTCGTCGGTTACATTCTGGTGATTGCCTTTGCCATCCGCCTGACGTGGTTCCCCAGTCTGTCGATGGTCGACAGCAGTTCGTCGTTTATTGACCGTCTTTACGTCTGCACCCTGCCGATGCTCACCCTGACGCTGGTGGTACTGGCGCACATGCTGCGCATGACGCGTGCCTCGGTGACGGCAGTCATGGCCAGCCCGTATATCGAAAGCGCCGTGCTCAAGGGCATTCCCCGCTGGCGCATTGTGGTTTTTCACGCCCTGCCAAACGCCCTTGCGCCCATCATCAACGTGGTGGCGTTTAACCTCGCGTATCTGGTTGTCGGCGTGATCCTGGTGGAAGTGGTGTTTGTCTATCCGGGCATCGGGCAATACATGGTAGACGCGGTAACCAAGCGCGACCTGCCGGTGGTTCAGGCCTGCGGTCTGCTGTTTGGCGGCACCTATATTTTCCTCAACACCACCGCCGACTTACTGGCGATCTGGTGCAATCCACGCCTGCGCCATGCGCGCTAA
- a CDS encoding ABC transporter permease, protein MNRYFINIPLSAWIGIVIIAVNLLAAIFAPWLAPHSETEQVGDIWLLPSAATPFGTDSLGRDMLSRILFGARTTIAIALTITFSSFIIGIVTGFTAAIYGKWVDVVLSRIVDTVMSIPVLIFALIVLSVMGTSIPVLVLTIALLDATRVFRLARLVAQAIVCQEYVEAARLRGEGLRWVLFKEILPNALPPLLAEFGMRFCFTFLFIAGLSFLGLGIQPPYADWGSMVRDNAQAINFGQFAPLYPAAAIALLTIGVNLVVDWLLARNSLPHGDEA, encoded by the coding sequence ATGAACCGATATTTCATTAACATCCCGCTCTCGGCCTGGATTGGTATTGTGATTATTGCAGTGAACCTGCTGGCGGCTATTTTTGCGCCATGGCTCGCTCCGCACAGCGAAACCGAACAGGTCGGCGATATCTGGCTGCTGCCTTCCGCCGCCACGCCGTTTGGTACTGACAGTCTCGGGCGCGACATGCTTTCCCGCATTCTGTTCGGTGCGCGCACCACCATTGCTATCGCGCTGACCATCACTTTCAGTTCATTTATCATCGGCATCGTCACCGGATTTACGGCGGCGATTTACGGTAAATGGGTCGATGTGGTGCTCTCACGCATCGTTGATACCGTGATGTCGATTCCGGTGCTGATTTTCGCGCTGATCGTGTTGTCCGTTATGGGTACGTCCATTCCGGTGCTGGTATTGACCATCGCCCTGCTCGATGCCACACGCGTGTTTCGTCTGGCAAGGCTGGTGGCGCAGGCGATTGTCTGTCAGGAATACGTCGAAGCAGCCCGTCTGCGAGGTGAAGGTTTACGCTGGGTGTTGTTCAAAGAAATTCTGCCCAACGCCCTGCCACCGCTGCTGGCTGAGTTTGGTATGCGTTTCTGCTTTACCTTCCTGTTTATCGCGGGTTTAAGCTTCTTAGGTCTGGGCATTCAGCCGCCGTATGCCGACTGGGGCAGCATGGTGCGCGACAATGCGCAGGCGATTAACTTTGGTCAGTTCGCGCCGTTGTATCCGGCGGCGGCGATTGCCCTGCTGACGATTGGCGTCAATCTGGTGGTCGACTGGCTGCTGGCGCGTAACAGCCTGCCGCATGGAGATGAAGCATGA
- a CDS encoding ABC transporter ATP-binding protein, which produces MTRTILEMRGLRIETLDGSPLVQDIWLKLAAGEVLGLIGESGAGKSTIGLAALGYARQGCRIAGGEVFLDGTDIVSQPSSVKREWRGRRVAYVAQSAAASFNPALTIEKQVCEGPIRHGLMNKEESRQWAISLFRSLDLPDPENIGKRYPHQLSGGQLQRAMAAMAMSCKPDLLIMDEPTTALDVTTQIEVLVMLRKLVREFNTAALYITHDLAVVAQLADRIMVLRHGKEVETGDTQTILENPQQEYTRRLVAEREQALTPLAEGHETAGQPLLTMRKLSTGYNGKRVVNDVSLQLPRGKTLAIIGESGSGKSTLARALVGLLPDTEGTVDFDGVSLSHNFHQRNKETLRRMQMIYQLPDVALNPRQTLLDIIGRPLTFYFGMNKKQVRERVEELLRLTELPVKLIDRRPGELSGGQKQRVCIARALASQPELIICDEATSALDPLVAEEVLNLLRRLQQQMGLSYLFITHDLGTVKRIAHQVAVMYQGQVVASGDTDVVFSAPMHSYTEKLLTSVPEMRTSWLDEVLALRGTALPAAAIPSTGVL; this is translated from the coding sequence ATGACACGCACGATTTTAGAAATGCGCGGGCTGCGCATCGAAACCCTCGACGGTTCACCGCTGGTGCAGGATATTTGGCTCAAACTGGCGGCGGGTGAAGTGCTCGGCCTGATTGGCGAATCCGGTGCGGGCAAATCCACTATTGGTCTGGCAGCGTTAGGCTATGCGCGTCAGGGCTGCCGGATTGCCGGTGGCGAAGTCTTTTTGGATGGCACTGACATTGTTTCTCAGCCTTCCAGCGTAAAGCGTGAATGGCGCGGCAGGCGCGTGGCATATGTGGCACAAAGCGCAGCCGCCTCGTTTAATCCGGCGCTGACCATCGAAAAACAGGTCTGCGAAGGCCCCATTCGCCACGGTCTGATGAACAAAGAAGAGAGTCGTCAGTGGGCGATTTCACTGTTCCGCTCGCTGGATTTACCGGATCCGGAAAACATCGGTAAACGCTATCCGCATCAGCTTTCCGGCGGACAGCTCCAGCGCGCAATGGCTGCAATGGCGATGTCCTGTAAACCCGATTTGCTGATCATGGATGAGCCAACCACCGCGCTGGACGTCACCACGCAGATTGAAGTGCTGGTGATGCTGCGCAAACTGGTGCGCGAATTCAACACCGCCGCGCTATACATCACCCACGATCTGGCCGTTGTCGCCCAGCTTGCTGACCGGATTATGGTGCTTCGTCACGGCAAAGAAGTGGAAACCGGCGACACGCAAACCATTCTGGAAAATCCACAACAGGAATATACCCGCAGGCTGGTTGCGGAGCGCGAACAGGCACTGACGCCGCTGGCAGAAGGCCATGAAACTGCCGGACAGCCGCTGCTGACGATGCGTAAGCTGAGTACCGGCTACAATGGTAAACGGGTGGTGAACGATGTCAGCCTGCAACTGCCGCGCGGAAAAACGCTGGCGATTATCGGCGAATCAGGCAGCGGCAAAAGTACGCTGGCACGGGCGCTGGTCGGATTGCTGCCCGACACTGAAGGCACGGTGGATTTCGACGGCGTGTCGCTTTCGCACAATTTTCACCAGCGCAATAAAGAAACACTGCGCCGTATGCAGATGATTTATCAGTTACCTGACGTGGCGCTCAATCCTCGCCAGACGCTGCTGGACATCATCGGACGCCCGCTGACCTTTTACTTTGGGATGAACAAAAAGCAGGTTCGCGAACGTGTGGAAGAGTTACTGCGCCTGACTGAACTGCCGGTCAAACTGATCGACCGTCGTCCCGGTGAACTGTCCGGCGGGCAGAAGCAGCGCGTCTGTATCGCCCGCGCACTGGCTTCGCAGCCGGAACTGATCATCTGCGATGAAGCCACCTCAGCCCTCGATCCGCTGGTAGCGGAAGAAGTGCTGAATCTGCTGCGCCGCTTACAGCAACAGATGGGGCTGTCGTATCTGTTTATCACCCATGATCTCGGCACGGTAAAACGTATCGCCCACCAGGTAGCGGTGATGTATCAGGGTCAGGTGGTCGCCAGCGGCGATACTGACGTGGTCTTCAGCGCGCCAATGCACAGCTATACCGAAAAACTACTGACCTCCGTACCGGAAATGCGCACCAGCTGGCTAGACGAGGTTCTCGCCCTGCGTGGCACGGCGCTTCCTGCGGCAGCCATTCCTTCGACAGGAGTTTTATGA
- a CDS encoding SDR family NAD(P)-dependent oxidoreductase, which translates to MSDSIRSQSLALITGASTGIGATYADRLAKRGYDLILVARDTQRLNALAEKLQQDTGVKVTVLPADLTRSEDLSRVEDFIRATPQISLLINNAGASLKAGFENSDADAIENLITLNVTSVARLSRVAFDGLIKHKDGAIINIASVMALTPELQSAVYSATKAFVLTFSQTLQFEMAERGLYVQAVLPAATRTEIWERSGKNIDEVPGVMEVGELVDAALLGFDRKEKITIPPLQDQKQWDDFDALRGAMVPNFLQAHAAPRYKA; encoded by the coding sequence ATGTCAGATTCCATTCGTTCTCAGTCTTTGGCGTTAATCACCGGCGCATCCACCGGTATTGGTGCGACATACGCCGATCGTCTCGCTAAACGCGGCTATGATCTAATTCTTGTGGCACGTGATACACAGCGCCTGAATGCGCTGGCTGAAAAGCTGCAACAGGACACCGGCGTGAAAGTGACTGTGTTACCCGCAGACTTAACCCGCAGCGAAGACCTGTCACGGGTAGAAGATTTTATCCGCGCGACGCCGCAAATTTCCCTGCTGATCAATAACGCCGGGGCGTCACTCAAAGCCGGTTTTGAGAACAGTGATGCCGATGCCATCGAGAATCTGATCACCCTGAACGTCACCTCAGTGGCACGCCTTTCCCGCGTGGCGTTTGATGGCCTGATCAAGCATAAAGACGGCGCTATTATCAATATAGCCTCGGTAATGGCGCTGACGCCGGAGCTGCAATCTGCTGTGTATTCCGCGACGAAAGCTTTTGTGCTGACCTTCAGCCAGACGCTGCAATTTGAAATGGCAGAACGCGGTTTGTACGTTCAGGCCGTATTACCTGCCGCAACGCGTACAGAAATCTGGGAACGGTCGGGTAAAAATATTGATGAAGTACCAGGGGTAATGGAAGTCGGTGAACTGGTGGATGCTGCCTTGCTGGGCTTCGACCGCAAAGAAAAAATCACTATTCCGCCATTGCAGGACCAAAAACAGTGGGATGACTTTGATGCCCTGCGCGGCGCGATGGTGCCGAACTTCCTGCAAGCTCACGCGGCACCACGTTACAAAGCCTGA
- a CDS encoding CocE/NonD family hydrolase, whose protein sequence is MSTKRIVTEFPHAVTVTEHLWIPLSDGTRLAARLWLPDDAERQPVPAILEYIPYRKRDGTRTRDEPMHGFFAGNGYAVVRVDMRGSGESDGLLADEYLLQEQDDALEVIQWITEQPWCSGNVGMMGKSWGGFNGLQVAARRPAALKAIITVCSTDDRYRDDIHYKGGCLLNDNLWWGGIMLAYQSRPSDPALVGDSWYKDWLNRLENMPFFPALWMEHPLRDAYWQHGSVCEDWSAIQCPVMAIGGWADAYSNAVFRLMDNLQVPRRAILGPWAHIYPQDGTPEPAIGFLQEAVRWWDHWLKGADNGAMEGPMIQTWLQDSQPPSAMRPVSRGKWVGFDRGTASNINHSPRWLTRGQLNTQPDADAGVINICSPQNHGLMAGEWMGAGVPGEMPPDQRVDDGMAEIFDGEPLAEPLTIFGFPEFTVELSSDKPAAMLYVRLSDVAPDGSVNRVTHGWLNLSHLQGHDKCVPLIPGQKVKVPVQLDGIAHRFATGHRMRISLATTFWPMIWPMAEAATLTLDLHSAQLSLPVCEQPVSIAGPIKEPQSAPLTPQTVLSPGRVDRNITYDFLTDTWTSVTNGVGGVFGEGVYRFDDIDTTVDHNLRRELTVSNSDPLSARYLLTQTMKMGREGWWMEAEITLELRSDLTHFIISGDMVVSLNGEEEFTKYWHERIAR, encoded by the coding sequence ATGAGCACCAAACGCATCGTGACCGAATTCCCTCACGCCGTCACCGTGACCGAACATCTGTGGATCCCGCTCAGCGACGGCACGCGCCTCGCCGCACGTTTATGGCTGCCGGATGACGCCGAACGCCAGCCGGTGCCGGCTATTCTCGAATACATTCCCTACCGCAAACGCGACGGCACCCGCACCCGCGATGAACCGATGCACGGCTTTTTCGCCGGAAATGGTTACGCAGTCGTACGTGTGGATATGCGCGGCAGCGGCGAATCCGACGGATTGCTGGCCGACGAATATCTGTTGCAGGAACAGGATGACGCACTGGAAGTCATTCAGTGGATCACAGAACAACCCTGGTGCAGCGGCAACGTCGGCATGATGGGGAAATCCTGGGGCGGATTTAACGGTTTGCAGGTTGCCGCCCGCCGCCCCGCCGCGCTGAAAGCCATCATCACGGTTTGTTCAACGGATGACCGTTACCGCGACGATATTCATTACAAAGGCGGCTGCCTGCTCAATGATAACCTCTGGTGGGGCGGCATTATGCTGGCGTACCAGAGCCGCCCTTCCGACCCTGCGCTGGTCGGCGATAGCTGGTACAAAGACTGGCTGAACCGTCTGGAAAACATGCCGTTCTTCCCGGCGCTGTGGATGGAGCATCCGCTGCGTGATGCATACTGGCAACACGGTTCCGTGTGCGAAGACTGGTCTGCGATCCAGTGTCCGGTGATGGCGATCGGCGGCTGGGCAGACGCTTACAGCAATGCCGTATTCCGTCTGATGGATAATTTACAGGTTCCGCGCCGCGCCATTCTCGGCCCGTGGGCACATATCTATCCGCAGGACGGCACGCCGGAACCGGCGATTGGCTTCTTACAGGAAGCCGTGCGCTGGTGGGATCACTGGCTGAAAGGCGCAGACAACGGCGCGATGGAAGGCCCGATGATCCAGACCTGGTTGCAGGACAGCCAGCCGCCATCGGCGATGCGTCCGGTCAGTCGTGGCAAATGGGTGGGGTTTGATCGCGGCACCGCCAGCAATATCAATCACAGCCCGCGCTGGCTGACACGCGGACAGCTCAATACCCAGCCCGACGCTGACGCGGGCGTTATCAATATCTGTTCGCCGCAGAATCACGGTCTGATGGCAGGTGAATGGATGGGCGCGGGCGTGCCCGGTGAAATGCCGCCGGATCAGCGTGTCGATGACGGCATGGCAGAAATCTTCGACGGCGAACCGCTGGCCGAACCGCTGACCATTTTCGGTTTCCCGGAGTTTACCGTCGAACTGAGCAGCGATAAACCGGCGGCGATGCTGTACGTCCGGCTGTCAGACGTTGCGCCGGACGGCTCAGTAAACCGCGTCACCCACGGCTGGCTGAACCTTTCCCATCTGCAAGGTCACGACAAATGTGTACCGCTGATCCCCGGTCAGAAAGTCAAAGTACCGGTTCAGCTCGATGGTATTGCGCACCGCTTTGCCACCGGTCACCGGATGCGTATCTCGCTGGCGACCACCTTCTGGCCGATGATCTGGCCGATGGCAGAAGCGGCGACGCTGACGTTAGATTTGCACAGCGCGCAGCTCAGCCTGCCGGTGTGTGAGCAGCCGGTTTCAATTGCAGGTCCGATCAAAGAACCGCAAAGCGCGCCGCTGACGCCGCAAACCGTGCTGTCGCCAGGCCGCGTGGATCGCAACATCACTTACGATTTCCTCACCGACACCTGGACCAGCGTGACCAACGGCGTGGGTGGCGTTTTCGGTGAAGGCGTTTACCGCTTCGATGATATCGACACGACGGTCGATCACAATCTGCGCCGCGAGCTGACGGTCAGCAACAGCGATCCGCTTTCCGCCCGTTATCTGCTGACGCAGACCATGAAGATGGGACGTGAAGGCTGGTGGATGGAAGCTGAAATCACCCTCGAATTGCGCAGCGACCTGACGCATTTTATCATCAGCGGCGATATGGTGGTCAGCCTGAACGGCGAGGAAGAGTTCACCAAATACTGGCACGAGAGGATTGCGAGGTAA
- a CDS encoding fumarylacetoacetate hydrolase family protein, translating into MTEYVIAAPEVPSLAIEGQSARFPLRRVYCVGRNYSEHAREMGHDPDREPPFFFGKPADAVIPASGNVPYPTLTEDLHYEVELVVAIAKGGKNITAEDALSHVWGYTVGVDLTRRDIQAQAKKQGRPWDFAKGFDDSAPANPLLPVSQTGHPASGKIWLDVNGEKRQRGDLRDQIWQVADVISYLSQAVELKPGDLIYTGTPAGVGAVVRGDVITGGIEGLSDFSFTIV; encoded by the coding sequence ATGACCGAATATGTAATTGCTGCACCCGAAGTTCCGTCTCTCGCCATCGAAGGCCAGAGCGCCCGTTTTCCATTGCGCCGCGTGTACTGCGTTGGCCGTAACTATTCCGAGCACGCCCGCGAAATGGGTCATGATCCGGATCGCGAGCCGCCGTTCTTCTTTGGCAAACCCGCTGATGCCGTTATCCCTGCCAGCGGTAACGTGCCTTATCCGACACTGACCGAAGATCTGCATTACGAAGTGGAACTGGTCGTCGCGATTGCCAAAGGCGGCAAAAATATCACGGCTGAAGATGCGCTGTCGCATGTCTGGGGTTATACCGTCGGCGTGGATCTGACCCGTCGCGATATTCAGGCGCAGGCCAAGAAACAAGGTCGTCCGTGGGATTTCGCCAAAGGTTTTGATGATTCCGCACCGGCGAACCCGCTGCTGCCCGTCAGTCAGACCGGTCATCCTGCCAGCGGTAAAATCTGGCTGGATGTGAACGGGGAGAAACGTCAGCGCGGTGATTTACGTGATCAGATCTGGCAGGTGGCAGATGTCATCAGTTATCTCTCGCAGGCCGTTGAACTCAAACCTGGCGATCTGATTTACACCGGCACACCGGCAGGCGTTGGCGCTGTGGTGCGCGGTGATGTGATTACCGGTGGTATCGAAGGCCTGAGCGATTTCAGCTTCACCATCGTGTGA